Proteins from one Sphaeramia orbicularis chromosome 17, fSphaOr1.1, whole genome shotgun sequence genomic window:
- the LOC115436581 gene encoding bestrophin-2-like: MTVSYSLEVANARFGGFSKLLFRWKGSIYRLLYKLLVFCGVYLFFSVFYRFLLTPKQQDLFERIAMYCNQFTNTNFIPVLFVLGFYVTLAFNRWWGQYTSFPLPDNLMMVVSGNVHGSDERGRLLRRTLMRYANLSSVLILRSISTRVHKRFPTLEHIVEAGFMTTHELKLLESLECNFNKYWMPLTWFSNLASRAREEGRVRDDIALRLLMDELNNYRAKCSLLFHYDWISIPLVYTQVVTIAVYSFFGFCVIGRQFLNPEKGYKDHALDMYVPVFTLLQFFFYTGWLKVGELIINPFGEDDDDFETNQLIDRNIEVSMLAVDDMYQNLAPLVKDKHWTQKHFSVPYTLSTAAEMLKPAFKGSTFDMRMSVEDLEIHHPAEGPVKTQYFPLKGSLGDGLDKLLQKGKGILRGASLPSLLDISPHPNQDEDDDDSPDGDIKLSNHKVEENALIRIEIDQEK, encoded by the exons ATGACGGTCTCCTACTCACTGGAGGTGGCCAATGCCAGGTTTGGTGGCTTCTCCAAGCTGCTGTTCAGGTGGAAGGGAAGCATCTACAGGCTGCTTTATAAGTTGCTGGTGTTTTGTGGGGTTTAtctgtttttcagtgtgttttacag GTTCCTCCTCACTCCAAAGCAGCAGGATCTCTTTGAACGTATTGCCATGTACTGTAATCAGTTCACCAACACCAACTTCATCCCAGTTTTGTTTGTATTAG GTTTCTATGTGACCCTGGCCTTTAACCGATGGTGGGGTCAGTACACCAGTTTCCCGTTGCCTGACAACCTGATGATGGTTGTGTCTGGAAACGTCCACGGATCAGATGAGAGAGGTCGGCTGCTGCGACGGACACTCATGAGATATGCCAACTTATCTTCAGTTCTTATCCTCCGCTCCATTAGCACAAGAGTTCACAAACGTTTTCCAACTTTGGAGCACATTGTTGAGGCTG GATTTATGACGACACATGAGCTAAAACTGTTGGAGTCACTTGagtgtaatttcaacaaataCTGGATGCCTTTGACGTGGTTTTCTAACCTGGCATCCAGAGCCCGAGAGGAGGGTCGAGTGAGAGATGACATAGCATTGAGACTGCTGATGGAC GAGCTTAATAATTACAGAGCCAAATGCAGCCTCCTGTTCCACTATGACTGGATAAGCATTCCTCTGGTCTACACCCAG GTTGTTACAATAGCAGTCTACTCGTTTTTTGGCTTCTGCGTGATTGGTCGACAATTTCTGAATCCCGAGAAGGGATACAAGGACCACGCTCTGGACATGTACGTGCCTGTTTTCACTCTGCTGCAGTTCTTCTTCTACACGGGCTGGCTCAAG GTTGGAGAGCTTATCATCAATCCATttggtgaagatgatgatgacttTGAAACCAACCAGCTGATTGACAGAAACATTGAG GTGTCAATGTTGGCTGTGGATGACATGTACCAGAACTTGGCTCCACTTGTGAAGGACAAGCACTGGACACAGAAACATTTCTCTGTCCCTTACACTTTGTCAACGGCAGCAGAGATGCTCAAACCTGCCTTTAAAGGCTCCACCTTTGATATGAG GATGAGTGTAGAGGATCTGGAGATTCATCACCCTGCAGAAGGTCCTGTAAAGACACAGTATTTTCCTCTTAAAGGATCTCTGGGGGATGGATTGGACAAACTTCTGCAAAAGGGCAAAGGCATCCTGCGTGGTGCAAGCCTCCCATCTCTGTTGGATATTTCACCACATCCAAatcaggatgaggatgatgatgattctCCTGATGGTGATATTAAACTCTCCAATCACAAAGTGGAAGAAAACGCACTGATTAGAATTGAAATAGATCAAGAAAAGTAA